In Taeniopygia guttata chromosome 24, bTaeGut7.mat, whole genome shotgun sequence, a single genomic region encodes these proteins:
- the LOC100222418 gene encoding G protein-activated inward rectifier potassium channel 4-like isoform X1 has translation MALNGLSHLEPAHGHPGTAPELGRALLGKGDPADPGPWGCGAGPEPQAAFHARITPRSVFPTAGRGAPPGAEPTMVLPYARSSAGGWPAPEEPRGRSNSIPPAQTPTAKHMLAYLPRPPADTSRYGTFPQEPELPAVPGAPVEDGGQKAAAAKRGAPMPNYPSAPCHSGIVPGEPSLAPSRGSLATQQHRGRPSWCPAPAPQEAGARLYPLSVASIPNSSRGKTSARSSTIPTPEGLQGRRCKLLEEDSPVVQAGKRQRQRYVTKVGKCQVNLGNIQDKKRFLSDIFTTIVDLKYRWFLFVFMMCYIVTWVVFGFIYFLDAWVRGDVWHQGDPEWQACIENVDGFVSALLLSVESQRTIGYGTRMVTANCAEGVILLMAQSIVGSMIDAMMVGCMFVKISRPKKRAQTLIFSKNCVISLRDEKLCLMFRVGDLRDSHMVDAKIRAKLIKSRQTAEGEFIPLEQSELNLGYDTGEDRLFLVEPQIICHVINHHSPFWDMSAESLRRDQFEIIIILEGIVEATGMTCQARTSYTEDEILWGYRFEPCMSLEKGAFQVDYSRFEMTFEVQTPAASAKELQELKELEQQQHSTLSLYWDHLLQPCALPGPGEDAPVGTSAPGSAAEGGRDLPPEREFPA, from the exons ATGGCCCTTAATGGGCTTAGCCATCTGGAGCCAGCCCACGGGCACCCCggcacagctccagagctgggaCGTGCCTTGCTGGGCAAGGGGGACCCCGCAGACCCTGGCCCCTGGGGGTGCGGAGCGGGGCCAGAGCCCCAGGCTGCTTTCCATGCCCGAATAACTCCCCGCTCTGTCTTCCCCACGGCAGGACGTGGCGCCCCACCCGGGGCTGAGCCCACCATGGTGCTCCCCTACGCTCGCAGCAGCGCGGGCGGCTGGCCAGCCCCGGAGGAGCCCCGTGGCCGCAGCAACTCCATCCCCCCGGCGCAGACCCCCACGGCCAAGCACATGCTGGCCTACCTGCCCCGGCCGCCCGCCGACACCAGCCGCTACGGCACCTTCCCGCAGGAG cccgAGCTCCCGGCCGTCCCCGGCGCTCCAGTGGAGGACGGCGGGCAGAAAGCCGCCGCTGCCAAGAGAGGCGCCCCGATGCCAAACTACCCATCTGCGCCCTGTCACAGCGGCATTGTCCCCGGTGAGCCGTCCCTGGCGCCCAGCCGCGGCAGCCTGGCCACCCAGCAGCACCGCGGCCGGCCGTCCTGgtgccccgcgcccgccccacAGGAGGCAGGTGCCCGCCTGTACCCGCTGAGCGTGGCCAGCATCCCCAACTCCTCCCGCGGCAAGACCTCCGCCCGCAGCTCCACCATCCCCACCccggaggggctgcagggccgGCGCTGcaagctgctggaggaggacaGCCCCGTGGTCCAGGCCGGCAAACGGCAGCGGCAGCGCTACGTGACAAAAGTGGGCAAGTGCCAGGTGAATCTGGGCAACATCCAGGACAAGAAGAGGTTCCTCTCAGACATCTTCACCACCATCGTAGACCTCAAGTACCGCTGGTTCCTCTTCGTCTTTATGATGTGCTACATCGTCACCTGGGTGGTCTTTGGCTTCATCTACTTCTTGGATGCCTGGGTGCGGGGTGATGTTTGGCACCAGGGCGATCCCGAGTGGCAGGCATGCATCGAGAACGTGGATGGCTTTGTCTCCGCCTTGCTCCTCTCGGTGGAAAGCCAGCGGACCATTGGCTACGGCACTCGGATGGTGACAGCCAACTGCGCCGAGGGCGTCATCCTGCTGATGGCACAGTCCATCGTTGGCTCCATGATCGATGCCATGATGGTTGGCTGCATGTTCGTTAAGATCTCCCGGCCCAAGAAGCGTGCCCAGACCCTCATCTTCAGCAAGAACTGCGTCATCTCCCTCCGGGATGAGAAGCTCTGCCTGATGTTCCGTGTGGGGGACCTGCGGGACAGCCACATGGTGGATGCCAAGATCCGGGCAAAGCTGATCAAGTCCCGTCAGACGGCTGAGGGGGAGTTCATCCCCCTGGAGCAGTCGGAACTGAACCTGGGCTACGACACAGGGGAAGACCGTCTGTTCCTGGTGGAGCCCCAGATCATCTGCCACGTCATCAACCATCACAGCCCCTTCTGGGACATGTCTGCCGAGTCACTGCGCCGAGACCAGTTTGAAATCATCATCATCCTCGAGGGCATCGTGGAAGCCACAG GAATGACGTGCCAAGCCCGCACCTCCTACACGGAGGACGAGATCCTCTGGGGATACCGCTTTGAGCCCTGCATGTCCCTGGAGAAAGGCGCCTTCCAGGTGGACTACAGCCGCTTTGAGATGACCTTTGAGGTGCAGACGCCAGCGGCCAGCgccaaggagctgcaggagctgaaggagctggagcagcagcagcactccacGCTCAGCCTCTACTGGGaccacctgctgcagccctgcgCGCTGCCGGGGCCCGGCGAGGACGCGCCGGTGGGGACCAGTGCCCCCGGCAGCGCGGCTGAGGGCGGCCGGGACCTGCCACCAGAGCGGGAATTCCCTGCCTGA
- the USP28 gene encoding ubiquitin carboxyl-terminal hydrolase 28 isoform X5: MFSEGKSTVLNSMRWFTKLPPVLTFELSRFEFNQSLGQPEKIHTKLEFPQTIYMDRYLYCNKDLIQMKREEMKRLKEKMVTLQQKLERYMEYGSGPARFPLPDMLQYVLEFIATKPAVAVSSAQSSQAPLLRSQAKPNVLDVLSQPNGIQERTDTRTEDEAFFVANSSPQQSSSMELQPPVSPAELSERPAPHVVSKEELNLVQTCLQRWRNEIEQDVQDLKESIARINLSIEQMYCDPLLQQVPYRLHAVLVHEGQANAGHYWAFIYDQPRKRWLKYNDISVTESSWEELERESFGGLRNASAYCLMYISDQVSPAGADEDESPEARQFQKEVEALSPELRHYIQEDNWRLEQEAEEWDEEQSCKIPQMEPSPTSELQDLSSESGPEQSSVCEQSVHSLSSEHARIAKEQTAKAIANTADAYEKNGVEAALCEHKEVEPLKAHPEETSPTVQAEQPQDTQEAEAAAQTSSQVSEVEIPSVGRIPVRSDADGYNEEVMLSPAMQGVILAIAKARQTFDRDGSEAGLVKAFHEEYSRLYLLSKETPTPQNDARLQHVLIYFLQNNAPQQVVERTLLEQFADKNLSYDERSISIMKVARAKLSEIGPDDVDMEEYKRWHEDYSLFRKVSIYLLTGLELYQNRKYQESLTYLVYAYQSNTKLLLKGANRGVSESLIALYRRKCLLKLNEVAASLFVSCEEAHVSEGVSILNELIIPCMHLMSNLAVSQEDLDAIEVMRNRWCSYLGREDMDAKLQMKLGELLPRLLDGSTEVIMLKEPPKIRPNSPYDLCSRFAAVMESIHGASAVTVN, from the exons ATGTTTTCTGAGGGTAAAAGTACAGTGCTTAACTCCATG CGCTGGTTTACAAAACTCCCACCAGTTCTGACCTTTGAACTCTCCCGATTTGAGTTCAATCAGTCACTAGGACAGCCAGAGAAAATTCACACCAAGCTAGAGTTTCCCCAGACTATATATATGGACAG GTACCTATACTGCAATAAAGACCTTATTCAgatgaaaagagaggaaatgaaGAGATTGAAGGAGAAAATGGTGACTCTGCAGCAGAAACTGGAAAG GTACATGGAATATGGCTCTGGCCCAGCCCGCTTTCCACTGCCTGACATGCTGCAGTATGTGCTGGAGTTCATTGCTACAAagccagctgtggctgtttccTCTGCTCAGAGCTCTCAAGCGCCACTCCTGCGCTCCCAAGCCAAGCCTAATGTTCTGGACGTGCTTTCACAGCCAAACGG CATACAAGAAAGGACTGATACGAGGACTGAAGATGAAGCTTTCTTTGTGGCAAATTCTTCACCACAGCAAAGCTCCAGTATGGAGCTCCAGCCTCCTGTTTCACCAGCAGAACTGTCTGAACGTCCAGCTCCTCACGTGGTCTCCAAGGAAGAGCTGAACCTGGTTCAGACGTGTCTGCAGCGATGGAGAAACGAGATCGAGCAAGATGTGCAAG ATCTGAAGGAGTCTATTGCCAGAATCAACCTATCCATTGAACAAATGTACTGTGACCCTCTCCTCCAGCAG GTTCCCTATCGTTTGCATGCAGTCCTGGTCCATGAGGGGCAAGCAAATGCTGGGCACTACTGGGCCTTCATATATGACCAGCCTCGGAAAAGATGGCTCAAGTACAATGACATCTCAGTGACGGAGTCCTCgtgggaagagctggagagagagtCCTTTGGAGGCCTGAGGAACGCCAGTGCCTACTGCCTGATGTACATCAGTGACCAGGTGTCCCCTGCTGGTGCAG ATGAGGATGAGAGCCCAGAGGCTAGACAGTTCCAGAAAGAAGTGGAAGCTTTGTCCCCAGAACTGAGACACTACATCCAGGAGGACAACTGGCgcctggagcaggaggcagaggagtGGGACGAGGAGCAATCTTGCAAGATTCCTCAAATGGAGCCTTCACCTACTTCTGAATTGCAGGACCTCTCCTCTGAGTCGGGACCAG AGCAGTCATCAGTGTGTGAGCAGAGCGTGCACTCCCTGTCCTCGGAGCATGCCAGGATTGCCAAGGAGCAGACTGCCAAGGCCATTGCCAACACTGCCGATGCCTACGAGAAGAACGGTGTTGAGGCAGCTCTGTGCGAG CACAAGGAGGTGGAGCCACTGAAGGCCCATCCAGAAGAAACATCCCCCACAGttcaggcagagcagccccaggacaCTCAGGAAGCAGAGGCTGCTGCCCAAACTAGCTCACAGGTCTCTGAAGTGGAAATCCCCAGTGTGGGGAGGATTCCTGTTAGATCCGATGCAGATGGATATAATGAGGAG GTGATGCTGAGTCCAGCCATGCAAGGTGTCATCCTGGCTATTGCAAAAGCCCGCCAGACCTTTGATCGTGATGGGTCTGAAGCAGGGCTTGTTAAG GCATTCCATGAGGAGTACTCCCGGCTGTACCTGCTTTCCAAAGAGACCCCAACCCCCCAGAACGATGCCCGGCTGCAGCACGTGCTCATCTACTTCCTGCAGAACAACGCTCCGCAGCAGGTGGTGGAACGGACCCTCCTCGAGCAGTTTGCAGACAAAAACCTCAGCTATGATGAGCG GTCCATCAGCATCATGAAGGTGGCACGGGCAAAGCTGAGCGAAATTGGTCCTGACGATGTTGACATGGAGGAGTACAAG AGATGGCACGAAGACTACAGCCTTTTTCGCAAGGTGTCCATCTACCTGCTGACGGGGTTGGAACTCTACCAGAATAGAAA GTACCAAGAGTCACTCACCTACCTGGTCTATGCCTACCAAAGCAACACCAAACTGCTGCTGAAGGGAGCCAACCGAGGCGTGAGCGAGTCGCTGATCGCCTTGTACAGAAGGAAATGTCTCCTG AAGCTGAACGAGGTGGCAGCTTCTCTTTTTGTCAGCTGTGAAGAAGCTCATGTGTCAGAGGGTGTGAGCATCCTGAATGAGCTGATCATCCCCTGCATGCATCTCATGAGCAACCTGGCGGTCTCCCAAGAGGACCTGGATGCCATCGAGGTCATGAGAAACCGCTGGTGCTCCTATTTGGGACGAGAAGACATGGACG CAAAGCTGCAGATGAAGCTGGGTGAGCTGCTGCCCCGGCTCCTGGACGGCTCCACCGAGGTCATTATGCTGAAGGAGCCCCCGAAGATCCGGCCCAACTCCCCTTACGACCTGTGCAGCCGCTTTGCGGCCGTGATGGAGTCCATCCACGGGGCCTCCGCCGTGACGGTGAACTAG
- the LOC100222418 gene encoding G protein-activated inward rectifier potassium channel 4-like isoform X2: MVLPYARSSAGGWPAPEEPRGRSNSIPPAQTPTAKHMLAYLPRPPADTSRYGTFPQEPELPAVPGAPVEDGGQKAAAAKRGAPMPNYPSAPCHSGIVPGEPSLAPSRGSLATQQHRGRPSWCPAPAPQEAGARLYPLSVASIPNSSRGKTSARSSTIPTPEGLQGRRCKLLEEDSPVVQAGKRQRQRYVTKVGKCQVNLGNIQDKKRFLSDIFTTIVDLKYRWFLFVFMMCYIVTWVVFGFIYFLDAWVRGDVWHQGDPEWQACIENVDGFVSALLLSVESQRTIGYGTRMVTANCAEGVILLMAQSIVGSMIDAMMVGCMFVKISRPKKRAQTLIFSKNCVISLRDEKLCLMFRVGDLRDSHMVDAKIRAKLIKSRQTAEGEFIPLEQSELNLGYDTGEDRLFLVEPQIICHVINHHSPFWDMSAESLRRDQFEIIIILEGIVEATGMTCQARTSYTEDEILWGYRFEPCMSLEKGAFQVDYSRFEMTFEVQTPAASAKELQELKELEQQQHSTLSLYWDHLLQPCALPGPGEDAPVGTSAPGSAAEGGRDLPPEREFPA; this comes from the exons ATGGTGCTCCCCTACGCTCGCAGCAGCGCGGGCGGCTGGCCAGCCCCGGAGGAGCCCCGTGGCCGCAGCAACTCCATCCCCCCGGCGCAGACCCCCACGGCCAAGCACATGCTGGCCTACCTGCCCCGGCCGCCCGCCGACACCAGCCGCTACGGCACCTTCCCGCAGGAG cccgAGCTCCCGGCCGTCCCCGGCGCTCCAGTGGAGGACGGCGGGCAGAAAGCCGCCGCTGCCAAGAGAGGCGCCCCGATGCCAAACTACCCATCTGCGCCCTGTCACAGCGGCATTGTCCCCGGTGAGCCGTCCCTGGCGCCCAGCCGCGGCAGCCTGGCCACCCAGCAGCACCGCGGCCGGCCGTCCTGgtgccccgcgcccgccccacAGGAGGCAGGTGCCCGCCTGTACCCGCTGAGCGTGGCCAGCATCCCCAACTCCTCCCGCGGCAAGACCTCCGCCCGCAGCTCCACCATCCCCACCccggaggggctgcagggccgGCGCTGcaagctgctggaggaggacaGCCCCGTGGTCCAGGCCGGCAAACGGCAGCGGCAGCGCTACGTGACAAAAGTGGGCAAGTGCCAGGTGAATCTGGGCAACATCCAGGACAAGAAGAGGTTCCTCTCAGACATCTTCACCACCATCGTAGACCTCAAGTACCGCTGGTTCCTCTTCGTCTTTATGATGTGCTACATCGTCACCTGGGTGGTCTTTGGCTTCATCTACTTCTTGGATGCCTGGGTGCGGGGTGATGTTTGGCACCAGGGCGATCCCGAGTGGCAGGCATGCATCGAGAACGTGGATGGCTTTGTCTCCGCCTTGCTCCTCTCGGTGGAAAGCCAGCGGACCATTGGCTACGGCACTCGGATGGTGACAGCCAACTGCGCCGAGGGCGTCATCCTGCTGATGGCACAGTCCATCGTTGGCTCCATGATCGATGCCATGATGGTTGGCTGCATGTTCGTTAAGATCTCCCGGCCCAAGAAGCGTGCCCAGACCCTCATCTTCAGCAAGAACTGCGTCATCTCCCTCCGGGATGAGAAGCTCTGCCTGATGTTCCGTGTGGGGGACCTGCGGGACAGCCACATGGTGGATGCCAAGATCCGGGCAAAGCTGATCAAGTCCCGTCAGACGGCTGAGGGGGAGTTCATCCCCCTGGAGCAGTCGGAACTGAACCTGGGCTACGACACAGGGGAAGACCGTCTGTTCCTGGTGGAGCCCCAGATCATCTGCCACGTCATCAACCATCACAGCCCCTTCTGGGACATGTCTGCCGAGTCACTGCGCCGAGACCAGTTTGAAATCATCATCATCCTCGAGGGCATCGTGGAAGCCACAG GAATGACGTGCCAAGCCCGCACCTCCTACACGGAGGACGAGATCCTCTGGGGATACCGCTTTGAGCCCTGCATGTCCCTGGAGAAAGGCGCCTTCCAGGTGGACTACAGCCGCTTTGAGATGACCTTTGAGGTGCAGACGCCAGCGGCCAGCgccaaggagctgcaggagctgaaggagctggagcagcagcagcactccacGCTCAGCCTCTACTGGGaccacctgctgcagccctgcgCGCTGCCGGGGCCCGGCGAGGACGCGCCGGTGGGGACCAGTGCCCCCGGCAGCGCGGCTGAGGGCGGCCGGGACCTGCCACCAGAGCGGGAATTCCCTGCCTGA
- the CLDN25 gene encoding putative claudin-25 gives MAGGWRARAQGGGMLLALLGWISSCVTTFVPLWKNLNLDLNELEVWNMGLWQVCITQEEGVVECQAHGSFLALPPELRISRLLMCLSNGLGLLGCLLAALGLEGWRTCEDKPGRKRQLLLGGGVTLGMAGITTLVPVSWVAYNTVLDFWDETVPDIVPRWEFGEATFLGWFAGAFLAAGGLLLACSTRFTSTATPLAPTCRQAPAAPGLAGGHHLHPKNADLVI, from the coding sequence ATGGCCGGGGGCTGGCGGGCAAGGGCGCAGGGCGGGGGGATGCTGCTGGCTCTCCTCGGATGGATCAGCTCCTGCGTCACCACCTTCGTGCCACTCTGGAAGAACCTCAACCTGGACCTGAACGAGCTGGAGGTCTGGAACATGGGGCTCTGGCAGGTCTGCATCACCCAGGAGGAGGGGGTGGTTGAATGCCAAGCCCACGGCTCCTTCCTGGCGCTGCCCCCCGAGCTGCGCATCTCTCGCCTCCTGATGTGCCTCTCCAacgggctggggctgctgggctgcctcctcgctgccctggggctggagggctGGAGAACCTGCGAGGACAAACCCGGGCGAAAGCGGCAGCTCCTGCTTGGCGGGGGAGTGACGCTTGGCATGGCAGGGATCACCACTCTGGTGCCAGTCTCCTGGGTTGCCTACAACACCGTCCTCGACTTCTGGGATGAGACTGTCCCCGACATCGTCCCCAGGTGGGAGTTTGGGGAGGCCACCTTCCTGGGGTGGTTTGCTGGAGCCTTCCTCGCCGCTGGCGGACTGCTCCTTGCCTGCAGCACCCGCTTCACCAGCACCGCAACGCCGCTGGCCCCCACCTGCCGCCAGGCCCCCGCTGCACCAGGTCTGGCTGGGGGCCACCACCTGCACCCTAAAAACGCAGACTTGGTCATCTAG